ATGATGCGGACGTACCAGCGGAACTCGTCGTCCTTGAAATAGGCGCCGAAGCAGCCGCGCAGGAACAGATAGTGCAGCGAAAAATTCACGCCGGCCAGAAACGTGAACGCGGTGACGACCCACTCGACGGCGGGGCTGCGAAAGTGGGCGATGCTGTCGTTGTAGATGGAGAAGCCGCCGGTGGCGACGGTGGCGAACGCGTGGGTGACGCCCTCGTAGAACGAAGTGCCGCACAGCATCAGCGCGCCGACCTCCAGCGCGGTGAGGAAGATGTAGATCTCCCATAGGATCGCGGCCGTCTGCTGCAGGCGGGGGGTGAGCTTTTCCGGCAGCGGCCCCGGCGATTCGGCCTTGAAAAGCTGCATACCGCCGCCGCCGATGAAGGGCAGGATGGTGAGGCTGAGGACGATGATGCCCATGCCGCCGAGCCAGTGCGTGAGCGCGCGCCAGAGCAGGATGCCGCGGGGATTTCCCTCGATGTTGACGAGGATGGACGCCCCTGTGGTCGTGAAGCCCGACATGGCCTCGAAGAACGCGTCGGTGAAGTTCGCCGTCGTGCCGTGGAGCACGTAAGGCAGCGCGCCGATGACGGAAGCCACGACCCACGAGAAGGAGACGATGGCGAACGCCTCGCGCACGCCGATGTCGCTACGGCCGGGAGCGCTTTTGCGCGAAGGGCGCGTGACCAGCGCCAGCGCGACGCAGGCGGCCAGCGAAAAGACCGCGCAGCGCAGCAGCACGGCGGCGTCGGGCGTGCCGTCGAACCACGCCCAGGCGGCGGGCAGGAACATGCTGCCGGAGACGATCGAACCGATCAGCGAAAGCACGAAAAGGACAACGCGGAAATTCATGCCTGATCGACCTTGAAGAAGCGCATCGCTTCGGGCATCATCTCGGCCATGGCGAAGACGGAGATCACGTCGCCCTCCAGCAGCACCTCCGCGCCGCCGGGCACGAGGTACTTGCCGCCGCGCTTGATGATGGCGATCAGGATCCCCTTGCGCAGATTCAAATCCATGATGCGTTTGCCGACGGCGGGATTGCCGGGGCGCAGCAGGAACTCGAGCATCTCCGCGCCGATGCGGTCGATCAGCGAGAGCATGCCGGCCGAATTGGGATAGCGGATGTAGCGCAGGAACGTGGACGCCAGCGTCTTGTTGGGATTGACCAGCACGTCCACGGGCAGCTTGTCCTCCAGATCCTCGTACACGTCCTTGCGCACGACGGCGATGGTCTTCACGTCTTCCTGCACGTTGGCCAGCGCGGCGATGATCACGTTCATCTCGTCGTTGGACGTGGCGGCCACGACTCCGTTGGCCTTGTCCACGCCGAGCTGGAGCATCAGATCCTTGTCCATGCCGTCGCCGTTGATGACCTTCACGTCGGGGAACTCGCGGGCCAGACGCGCGCATTTTTCCAGATCCTTTTCGACCAGCGTCGTCTCCACGTGCGGCACGTTGGAGCTGAGACGGTGCGCCAGATTGGTCCCCAGCTTGCCGCCGCCGACGATGA
This sequence is a window from Pyramidobacter sp. YE332. Protein-coding genes within it:
- a CDS encoding TrkH family potassium uptake protein produces the protein MNFRVVLFVLSLIGSIVSGSMFLPAAWAWFDGTPDAAVLLRCAVFSLAACVALALVTRPSRKSAPGRSDIGVREAFAIVSFSWVVASVIGALPYVLHGTTANFTDAFFEAMSGFTTTGASILVNIEGNPRGILLWRALTHWLGGMGIIVLSLTILPFIGGGGMQLFKAESPGPLPEKLTPRLQQTAAILWEIYIFLTALEVGALMLCGTSFYEGVTHAFATVATGGFSIYNDSIAHFRSPAVEWVVTAFTFLAGVNFSLHYLFLRGCFGAYFKDDEFRWYVRIILIVAAAVACSALKSGMDMPFGQALRHAAFQTTTLMTTTGFMVTDTLQWPYFAQMALLAIMLVGGCAGSTSGGIKVVRFMIAARHAKNDMIRSLQPHRVLCVRVNGKPQESRVVSTVLSFFVCYIVILIAVSLFLAALGIDLLSSFSGALACVSNVGPGLGAFGPASNYASVPAAGKWVLAFAMLVGRLELTTVLLLFVPDTWRR